Sequence from the Carassius gibelio isolate Cgi1373 ecotype wild population from Czech Republic chromosome A7, carGib1.2-hapl.c, whole genome shotgun sequence genome:
GATTGGTTGCTTTAAATAACAGTCAGACACCTCTTGGGCGGTTCTTAGCCAATGAAAGCTGCAATGGAGTCCTGACCTCCTGCTGTCAATCAGAAGGTTGCGTTACTATTGAGAACATGACTTTGGTGTCTATAGATGATATACTCTCTGAAAAAACACTGGGGCGGTACCTTTGAAAAGAGTACAACTTTGTAACTTATTTTCGCCTAAAGACtgcatatttgtatattaaaagtacatacCACTCAcagttttgtatcttttttttaattgtgtaaagTGTCTAGTAGTGTCCAGGCTTCAGCTCCTCGGCCAGGTGCATGGCCACCTCAGTCCAGGGCGAGACGTCTGGTTTTAGGGAGCGACCCAAGTGAGGTAAATCCAGCACACTGCAACACTGGCTCTGCCTGAGATCATGTATCTGTTTGCTTTTCTTGATCTCCTGCTCTTTGTTTTTTCGCCACATGGCATCTTTCAGAAACCTTTTGCACAaaaacatgttgatttacatatcagACTTCATGCTAGCAGCTTTTGCCCATATGCAATGTGACACCGATACCTTGCAGTGAGTCTGTGGCCCCAGATCCTTGAGAGGTCGAGGGGTGTGTGACCCCTCTTGTCTTGAGCGAGTATGTCTGCCCCGTTTCTCACTAGTGTCTCTGTACAGTCAGTCAGACCTTCAGCAGCGGCCAGATGCAGCGGAGTGAGTCCTTCATCTGTGGAGCTGAGGATACAACAACACTGAAGAAGCTGAAACAGCTTTACTAGACAGAAGACCCCATGGAACTTCCATATGCTTGCTTTTCATCCAATGGTAATTTGACTTCAGTATCTAATAAATTATGTCTggtaatctaataaataaataataattatattaattagtgCATGTTTGTATGTTAgggcaaaaataaatcaatcaatcaataaaaaaaaaaaaaaaaaagacataaaagaaatttgaataattgttttaataattttcgATCCAAATACAATAGCTTGCTTAACCTTAAAAAGAAATGACTTTTCTTTTTGGCTGTTTCCAGTCCTGGTCTAATTATGCACAATTTGTCActgcatatattaaaataaaaaaataaaataaaaaataatatttttttattcaatattgttTTACAATATTTGATCAAGATATAATAACTTGCTCCAACTTAATAATTACTTGCCTTTTCAGATGAATTTAACTATATCCTTGTCTAATTTTGCACAATTcttcagtgaaaataaaacaataaaataaaacaatgtcataatataaaataaaatattattatgttttatataatctttgatcaaaa
This genomic interval carries:
- the ankrd53 gene encoding ankyrin repeat domain-containing protein 53 codes for the protein MELLLDAGGPVDVNSSCPHGRRPVHMVLSAQSRPNTHACLIYLLEHGAQINVSTDEGLTPLHLAAAEGLTDCTETLVRNGADILAQDKRGHTPLDLSRIWGHRLTARFLKDAMWRKNKEQEIKKSKQIHDLRQSQCCSVLDLPHLGRSLKPDVSPWTEVAMHLAEELKPGHY